From Alteromonas australica, one genomic window encodes:
- the hemL gene encoding glutamate-1-semialdehyde 2,1-aminomutase, which yields MQKSEALFSRAQQTIPGGVNSPVRAFKAVGGTPRFITKADGPYIWDADGKQYIDYVQSWGPMVLGHNNEKIRQAVIDASYNGLSFGAPTEAEVIMAEKVSKLVPSMEMVRMVNSGTEATMSAIRLSRGYTGRNKIVKFEGCYHGHADSLLVKAGSGALTLGVPSSPGVPENVAEHTLTVEFNNLDSVKEVFAAHGDDIACIIVEPVAGNMNCIPPVDGFLQGLRDVCNHYGSLLIFDEVMTGFRVSRGGAQERYSITPDLTCLGKVIGGGMPVGCFGGKRDILTHIAPTGPVYQAGTLSGNPVAMAAGLAALTQIEQDDLYDSIFDNTKALVEGMQALADKHGIPFTTNVAGSMFGLFFTDVKKVTNYQQAINCDTERFKTFYHGMLNEGVYLAPASYEAGFVSKLHDKDIIEKTLQAADKVFATL from the coding sequence ATGCAAAAATCTGAAGCCCTTTTTTCTCGCGCACAGCAAACTATCCCTGGCGGTGTTAACTCTCCTGTGCGTGCTTTTAAAGCCGTAGGTGGCACGCCGCGCTTTATTACTAAAGCTGACGGCCCGTACATTTGGGACGCCGACGGTAAACAATACATCGATTATGTTCAGTCGTGGGGCCCTATGGTCCTTGGCCACAACAATGAGAAAATACGCCAAGCGGTTATCGACGCCTCATACAATGGTCTTTCTTTCGGCGCGCCTACAGAAGCCGAAGTCATCATGGCTGAGAAAGTCAGTAAATTGGTGCCTTCTATGGAAATGGTACGTATGGTTAACTCTGGCACAGAAGCCACGATGTCAGCCATTCGGTTATCGAGAGGTTACACTGGGCGCAATAAAATTGTTAAATTTGAAGGCTGTTACCACGGCCACGCAGATTCTCTGTTAGTTAAAGCTGGGTCGGGCGCGCTGACATTAGGGGTGCCTAGCTCACCAGGTGTCCCTGAGAATGTAGCGGAGCATACCCTCACGGTAGAATTTAATAATCTTGATAGTGTCAAAGAAGTGTTTGCCGCTCACGGTGACGATATTGCCTGTATTATTGTAGAACCTGTTGCGGGAAACATGAATTGCATCCCGCCGGTTGACGGTTTTTTACAAGGCCTTAGAGACGTTTGTAACCACTATGGCAGCTTGCTGATATTTGATGAAGTGATGACTGGCTTTCGAGTGTCTCGGGGCGGCGCACAAGAGCGATATAGCATTACTCCCGACTTAACCTGCCTAGGCAAAGTGATTGGTGGCGGTATGCCTGTGGGCTGTTTCGGTGGTAAGCGAGATATTCTTACGCATATAGCCCCTACCGGCCCCGTTTATCAAGCAGGTACCTTGTCGGGTAACCCTGTCGCCATGGCAGCGGGTCTTGCTGCACTAACCCAAATTGAGCAAGATGATCTTTATGACAGCATATTCGACAACACGAAAGCTTTGGTTGAGGGGATGCAAGCGTTAGCTGATAAACACGGTATACCATTTACGACAAACGTGGCGGGCAGTATGTTTGGACTGTTTTTCACCGATGTAAAAAAGGTGACCAACTACCAGCAAGCTATTAACTGCGATACCGAACGTTTTAAAACGTTTTATCACGGAATGCTTAATGAGGGAGTATATTTAGCACCTGCGTCTTACGAGGCCGGCTTCGTGTCTAAACTTCACGATAAAGACATTATTGAAAAAACCTTACAAGCAGCAGATAAAGTATTTGCTACTTTGTAG